A DNA window from candidate division KSB1 bacterium contains the following coding sequences:
- a CDS encoding CBS domain-containing protein, producing MKYVNQLLQGKGQDVWSVEPDTPVFQALELMAEKNCGAVLVLKDDKLVGILSERDYARKVILKGKSSKNIPVKSIMSSRVVCIRTDQTIDDCMALMTDKRIRHLPVLDDEKLVGVISIGDVVKAVISEQEFVIHQLENYITGSQ from the coding sequence ATGAAATATGTCAATCAGCTTTTGCAAGGAAAGGGGCAAGACGTCTGGTCAGTTGAGCCCGATACACCGGTTTTCCAGGCTCTCGAACTGATGGCGGAGAAGAATTGCGGGGCTGTGCTGGTGCTGAAAGACGACAAGTTAGTAGGTATTTTATCCGAACGGGATTACGCCAGGAAGGTTATCCTCAAAGGAAAATCATCTAAAAACATCCCGGTGAAATCAATCATGAGTTCCCGTGTAGTCTGCATCCGCACGGATCAGACTATCGATGATTGCATGGCGCTGATGACCGACAAACGAATCCGCCACCTGCCGGTCCTGGATGATGAGAAGCTGGTTGGAGTTATTTCGATTGGCGATGTGGTTAAGGCCGTCATCTCCGAACAGGAATTTGTTATTCATCAGCTTGAGAATTATATTACCGGGTCGCAGTGA
- a CDS encoding endonuclease/exonuclease/phosphatase family protein encodes MKKLPKYFILFFVLCSLPGAVYSQNDSLVIGTFNCEFLTRPKVHLKFGLPFNMGQASSADRQQWNAPGFRDARFNEAARAVAGVLREINADVLALTEVGDSTDVLELRDEINKLGINYPHVIVGRTRDFTTRQHVAVLSKFPLSDPVLRIPGREIYLQEPDDPETEKDTGLSKGMRVKISAHGKEFLLYVIHLSSERGGHEQDQQRIAQASIVRRHYLPHLKNNEMVIVAGDLNDKKGQPAIHRIRGLEDIHEDLIQTGLVNFWDRAQLDSRWTYEFQGVRQQIDHILLSFSIKEISKSIAARSFDHRNHLASDHRPLIVTLHLKK; translated from the coding sequence ATGAAAAAATTACCAAAGTATTTTATACTATTTTTTGTACTTTGCAGCTTACCCGGGGCAGTTTACAGCCAGAATGATAGCTTAGTCATCGGTACTTTCAATTGTGAGTTCTTAACCCGGCCTAAAGTTCATCTCAAATTCGGACTTCCGTTCAATATGGGTCAGGCTTCTTCGGCTGACCGGCAGCAATGGAATGCGCCAGGCTTCCGGGATGCCAGGTTTAATGAAGCAGCACGCGCGGTTGCCGGTGTCCTTCGGGAAATTAACGCGGACGTTCTCGCACTTACCGAAGTTGGAGACTCGACAGATGTTTTGGAGCTTCGTGATGAAATCAATAAGTTAGGAATTAACTATCCTCATGTGATCGTCGGTCGAACAAGAGATTTTACCACACGTCAGCATGTCGCGGTGTTATCGAAATTTCCGCTAAGCGATCCGGTTCTCCGCATACCGGGAAGAGAAATTTATCTGCAAGAGCCCGACGATCCTGAAACGGAAAAAGATACCGGCCTTAGTAAAGGCATGCGCGTCAAGATTTCAGCACATGGAAAGGAATTTTTGCTGTATGTGATACATCTGTCTTCAGAGCGGGGCGGCCACGAACAAGATCAACAGCGGATCGCCCAGGCCTCGATTGTCAGACGGCATTATTTGCCTCATTTGAAAAACAATGAGATGGTGATTGTTGCCGGTGATTTGAATGATAAAAAAGGCCAACCCGCCATCCATAGAATTAGAGGATTAGAGGACATTCACGAAGATCTCATCCAAACAGGCCTGGTGAATTTTTGGGATAGAGCTCAACTCGACAGCCGCTGGACTTATGAATTTCAGGGGGTCCGCCAACAGATCGACCATATCCTGCTCTCATTTTCGATTAAGGAAATTAGCAAATCAATTGCTGCCCGTAGCTTCGACCACAGGAATCATTTGGCTTCAGATCATCGCCCTTTGATCGTAACACTCCATCTTAAGAAATGA
- a CDS encoding J domain-containing protein: protein MINRRNYYRLLQVQPDAPFEVIRASYRALLKELKVHPDLGGDHWNAKVLNEAYATLSDRNRRSAYDKKLYEKYTKKPFQESTDQRMPFITFFCPFCKRPLARQANPNERCATCRSPLKSFGEEELKQSCRRTIARRKKSGKINYFTTWPQKGMEAEMIDISPEGMRFRCWEKLKSKSVIKISGPSLKAIAEVKHSYKIFLKGRTIYTVGVHFCSVTFSNQSGVFYSAAA from the coding sequence ATGATAAATCGTCGCAACTATTACCGTCTGCTGCAGGTTCAGCCGGATGCCCCTTTCGAAGTGATCCGCGCCAGTTACCGCGCGTTGCTGAAAGAATTAAAAGTGCACCCTGATCTCGGCGGAGATCACTGGAATGCAAAAGTTTTAAACGAAGCTTATGCTACCCTGAGTGACAGAAACAGGCGGTCTGCCTATGATAAAAAACTTTATGAAAAATATACCAAGAAGCCTTTCCAGGAGTCAACAGATCAGAGGATGCCTTTTATCACTTTCTTTTGTCCGTTTTGTAAACGGCCGCTTGCCCGTCAGGCCAATCCAAACGAGCGCTGTGCTACCTGTCGCTCCCCGCTTAAATCTTTTGGCGAAGAAGAGTTAAAACAAAGCTGCCGCCGCACCATTGCACGCCGAAAAAAATCCGGCAAGATAAACTACTTCACCACCTGGCCGCAAAAAGGCATGGAAGCTGAAATGATTGATATTTCTCCGGAAGGGATGCGTTTCCGCTGTTGGGAAAAACTAAAATCGAAGTCGGTTATAAAAATCAGCGGACCCTCTTTGAAAGCAATTGCCGAGGTAAAGCATTCTTACAAAATTTTCTTAAAAGGTAGAACCATTTACACAGTTGGTGTGCATTTTTGCAGTGTTACCTTTTCCAACCAGAGTGGGGTGTTTTACTCAGCTGCTGCTTAA
- a CDS encoding sodium:alanine symporter family protein: protein MGEGFFDKFLYWATTIDTTLFGKEMIILLLGTGVFLTFKTRGLQFTHFIHSMKLLFSKESRSVKGTGDISPFAALMTALAATVGNGNIAGVAVAIAIGGPGAPVYMWIAAIFGMATKYAEGFLGVKFREVAPNGTMAGGPMYYVKNGLKNKSLGKFLGGTFAVCGAIACLIGTGNMAQSNSMTAALANTLNQALHGGTAADIAPTLYYLVIGGSIAALVGFVIIGGIKKIGRVSEKVVPAMIAFYVLFSLIIIAVNFSDIPAAFVLIFQSAFGIQPLVGATVGIAIQSGVSRGLLSNEAGLGSAAIAQGASTSEDPTKNGLIAMTGVFIDTIFVNTMTTLTIVLTGAYVKTQAWQGFDAPDNITSILVTQTAFDSVFPYGIGGAIIAFSSFVFGYTTLLGWSYYGEKCVEYLGGNKIIMPYRYIFIVFLFFGAILTPLAGESIKYLNIVWSLGNIGNALMAIPNLVGLLFLAGLVAKITRDRLSGTA from the coding sequence GGGAGTATTTTTAACCTTTAAAACACGCGGACTGCAATTCACCCACTTTATCCACTCGATGAAGCTGCTGTTTTCGAAAGAGTCCCGCTCTGTAAAAGGCACCGGCGACATTTCACCTTTTGCAGCGCTCATGACTGCGTTAGCCGCCACAGTCGGAAATGGCAACATTGCCGGCGTTGCCGTGGCAATTGCCATCGGCGGGCCGGGCGCGCCGGTTTATATGTGGATTGCCGCAATCTTTGGCATGGCCACCAAATACGCTGAGGGTTTTTTGGGGGTAAAATTTCGCGAGGTTGCCCCCAATGGCACCATGGCCGGCGGCCCCATGTATTATGTGAAAAACGGCTTAAAAAACAAGTCGCTCGGAAAGTTCCTGGGAGGAACATTTGCCGTTTGCGGCGCCATCGCCTGTCTGATCGGCACCGGTAATATGGCCCAGTCCAACTCGATGACTGCGGCACTGGCCAACACGTTAAACCAGGCCCTTCACGGCGGCACGGCCGCAGATATAGCGCCGACTCTGTATTACCTGGTCATTGGTGGTTCGATTGCCGCCCTGGTCGGCTTCGTTATTATCGGCGGTATCAAAAAAATCGGCCGGGTTTCAGAGAAAGTGGTGCCGGCGATGATCGCCTTTTACGTGCTCTTTTCTTTGATTATTATTGCGGTAAACTTTTCAGATATTCCGGCGGCGTTTGTGCTTATCTTCCAATCGGCTTTTGGCATCCAGCCTTTGGTTGGCGCGACGGTCGGCATTGCCATTCAGAGCGGAGTCAGCCGCGGCCTGCTCTCCAACGAGGCAGGGTTAGGTTCCGCGGCAATTGCCCAGGGCGCCTCAACTTCTGAAGACCCGACCAAGAACGGTCTCATCGCCATGACCGGCGTGTTTATCGATACGATTTTTGTAAATACCATGACCACCCTGACCATCGTGCTCACCGGGGCTTACGTTAAAACCCAGGCCTGGCAAGGTTTTGACGCACCGGATAATATCACCAGCATTCTGGTTACCCAAACTGCCTTCGACTCAGTTTTCCCGTACGGAATTGGCGGAGCGATTATCGCGTTTTCATCTTTCGTTTTCGGGTATACGACCTTGTTAGGATGGTCGTATTACGGCGAAAAATGCGTTGAATACTTAGGCGGTAACAAAATCATTATGCCGTATCGATATATTTTTATTGTCTTTCTTTTCTTTGGCGCAATCTTGACGCCGCTGGCCGGTGAAAGCATTAAATACCTGAATATTGTCTGGAGTCTCGGCAACATCGGCAATGCGCTCATGGCTATTCCCAACTTAGTCGGTCTGTTATTTCTCGCGGGTTTGGTGGCAAAAATAACCCGGGATCGGCTGAGTGGCACGGCGTAA
- a CDS encoding NAD(P)H-dependent oxidoreductase codes for MSEECIDDIKIVAICGSVRPGNFTLKALRLVEDEFKKKGIDVQVIDPSTMNLPLPGANGSPSSDLQTLKELVSNATGVVLSTPEYHGSYSSVIKLVIENLGFPSVLSGKPVALLGVAAGAIGAIKALEHLRSVCSHIGAIVLPGPVSIAAVHNVFDDDGNCTDEKIEKRIRSAATNLTDYIKENICPRIALEEMVRKEG; via the coding sequence ATGTCGGAAGAATGTATTGACGATATCAAAATAGTCGCTATCTGTGGAAGTGTCCGCCCCGGCAATTTCACATTGAAGGCGCTGCGTTTAGTGGAAGACGAGTTCAAAAAGAAAGGCATCGACGTCCAAGTAATCGATCCAAGCACCATGAACTTACCGCTGCCAGGTGCAAACGGCTCCCCATCTTCGGATTTGCAAACGCTCAAGGAATTAGTCAGTAATGCCACCGGCGTTGTCCTTTCCACACCGGAATACCACGGCAGCTACAGCAGTGTCATCAAACTGGTGATCGAAAACCTGGGATTCCCGTCTGTACTTTCGGGGAAACCTGTGGCTTTGCTTGGCGTCGCAGCAGGGGCAATCGGCGCAATTAAAGCACTTGAGCACCTGCGCAGCGTGTGCAGCCACATTGGTGCAATTGTGCTGCCCGGTCCGGTTTCTATCGCCGCAGTACACAATGTGTTTGATGACGATGGCAACTGCACAGACGAAAAAATTGAAAAAAGAATCCGCAGCGCTGCGACTAACTTGACAGATTATATCAAAGAAAATATTTGCCCTCGGATTGCGCTTGAGGAAATGGTGCGAAAAGAAGGTTAA
- a CDS encoding PP2C family protein-serine/threonine phosphatase, with protein MIEPKLFYRNFDDLLKKIEQDARGKNFLRSILNEIHKNFQETLHIGSLRLYEDKGDNFELTEAIGTQRNPVAKKISSQDEAVQKVLKHGSFIYDERLMSIAPEMSKQDTYAIPAAILIRSTEQRWIAVFELTEGWVREEVTFSLNAIRSALNQRLYSDAIETELEQAALIQKSLLPNHLPEFPGYQIAGRSQPTEIVGGDLYDYFEFDDELLGVCLGDASGHGIPAALLVRDIVVGLRMGLEKHMKMVYTLQKLNQVIYRSTYSSRFVSLFYCEIEKDGHMIFVNAGHPAPFLVQGKQVTDLPATGLILGALPEISLHRSYTRIEPNSVLLLYSDGLFERENSKGDLFEIDRLKEVVIENQSKDAEEILKLIFDKVYEFGNRSKWDDDSTLVVIKRLANI; from the coding sequence ATGATCGAACCAAAACTATTCTACCGCAATTTCGATGACCTGCTTAAGAAAATTGAGCAGGATGCGAGAGGTAAAAACTTCCTGCGTTCAATATTGAATGAAATTCATAAAAATTTTCAAGAGACCTTACATATTGGCAGTTTGCGATTGTATGAAGATAAAGGCGACAATTTTGAATTAACAGAAGCAATTGGCACACAACGTAACCCTGTTGCAAAAAAAATATCATCGCAAGACGAAGCTGTGCAAAAAGTGCTCAAACACGGAAGTTTCATTTATGATGAAAGACTGATGAGTATTGCCCCGGAGATGAGTAAACAGGACACATATGCTATCCCGGCCGCTATCCTTATAAGAAGCACGGAGCAGCGCTGGATTGCCGTTTTTGAATTAACAGAGGGTTGGGTTCGCGAAGAAGTGACTTTTTCCCTCAATGCCATCCGTTCGGCCCTGAATCAGCGACTTTACTCCGATGCCATTGAAACTGAATTAGAACAAGCGGCGCTCATTCAGAAAAGCCTGCTGCCCAATCACCTGCCCGAATTTCCCGGATACCAGATTGCCGGGCGATCCCAGCCAACCGAAATTGTCGGCGGGGATTTGTACGACTATTTTGAATTTGATGATGAGCTTCTCGGTGTTTGTCTTGGGGACGCCAGCGGTCACGGCATCCCGGCGGCGCTGCTGGTACGGGACATTGTTGTCGGTTTAAGAATGGGCCTGGAAAAACACATGAAGATGGTTTATACTCTGCAAAAACTGAATCAAGTCATTTACCGCAGTACCTACTCTTCACGCTTTGTTTCGCTATTCTACTGTGAGATCGAAAAAGACGGCCACATGATTTTCGTCAATGCCGGCCACCCGGCGCCGTTCTTGGTTCAGGGGAAACAAGTGACTGATTTGCCAGCAACCGGTCTCATTCTGGGCGCCCTGCCTGAAATCTCCCTGCACCGGTCTTACACTCGCATTGAACCAAACTCAGTCCTGCTACTTTACAGCGACGGCTTATTTGAGCGGGAAAATAGCAAAGGAGACCTTTTTGAAATTGACCGGCTGAAGGAGGTGGTAATCGAGAATCAGTCCAAAGATGCAGAAGAAATCCTGAAGCTAATCTTTGACAAAGTTTATGAATTTGGAAATCGCAGTAAGTGGGATGATGACAGTACGTTGGTTGTTATTAAGAGATTAGCGAATATTTAA